ACAAAAAGAAAAACTCTCGGCTCTCCTTCTTAAGAATAAAGAAGATATCTCTGTGCTTTGGGTAATAAGTAAACTAGCTTCCTGTGAAGATGAGTTTATGAAGCTTTCTTCATTGGCTATAGAGAGGGTAGAGGAAGATACAAGAGGAGGAAACGCTAGAATTTTATATAATTATGGAGTTGCCTATACTAAAAAAGGTCAGATAGAGAAAGGAGAAGAATGTTTTAGTAAAGCGATAAGAAGGTATTTAAATGATGTCTCTGCTTGGTATAGCTTGGGTATGATTTATCAAGATTCTGGGGAAGAAGAAAAAGCAGTAGGTTGCCTCAAGAAAGCTTTAGAGATAGACCCAGACTGTAGCATCATCTGGGCTAATTTAAGTTTAGTTCATAAAAGGAGAGATGAAGTAGAAGAAGAGATAGAGTGTTTAAAAAAAGCTTTGATTATTGATCCTGAAAATCCATTTTTTTGGCATAGCCTTGGAAAAAGTTACGAAAGATTAAATAGATATCAAGAAGCTGAAAAACACTATCAAGAAGCTTTAAGATTAGAGGAAAAGAATATTGAGATAATGTATAGTTTAGCTTCTATTTACCGAAAAACAGGAGATTACGAAAAAGAAAAGATACTTTTAGAAAAGATATTGTCAAAGGAACCAGACTGTAGCTTTGCTTGGTATGATATTGCCATGCTTTATAAAAGGGAGAATAGCATTGAGAGAGAGATAGGATGTTTAAAGTCAGTGATTAAATCAGAACCTGAATATGAAACTGCTTGGTATGAGATGGGGATAGCTTATGAAAAGGTAGGTAATGAAGAGTTTGCTTTTAGAAGTTATCGAGAAGCCATAAGAATAGATTCTTATTATGATGATGCCTGGTATAACTTAGGGGTTTTGTATGGCCAAAGAAAGGATGAATATAATGAAATGGAATGCTACCGAAAGTCGATTGAAACTAATCCTGAACAAAAAAAAGCCTGGTATAATTTAGGAGTAATTTACAAAAAGCAAGAGTTAATAGAAGAAGAGATAAAATGTTATGAGAAGGCGATTGAGATTGATTCTGACTACAAGAAAGCTTGGTTTAATTTAGGCATTGCTTACTATAAGGTAAAAAAGAATAGAGAAGCTATTAATGTATTTAGAAAAGTAATTTTTATAGATCCAAAATACATTGAAAGTTGGTATATCTTAGGAGTTGTTTATGATCAAGAAAAAGATTATGAAAATGCTACCTTTTGTTATGGTAAATGTTTAGAGCTTGATGTTAAACACTATAAAGCCTGGTATAAAATGGGTGTCATTTACGAAAGAGAAAATAAACTAATTCAAGCAGAAGAACGTTTCAGAAAGTGTTTAGAAATAAGGGCAGATTACGCTAATGGTTACTTTCATTTAGGACTAATTTACTATAGAAAAGATAAGTTAGATTTGGCGATAGATTATTTAAATAAGTGTATAAATACAAACCAAAGATATAAGAGCGCCTGGAGATGCTTAACTCAGATTTATAAAGAAAGAGGAGAGAAAAATCAAGAAGTAAAATGTTACTTAAAGCTGACTGAAATATTTAAAGATGATCCTGAAGATTGGTGTAACTTAGGTCTATGTCATAAGGAGGCAAGAAAGACTTCTGAAGCCATTATTTGTTTTAATAAAGCGGTAGAAGTTGACCCTAAGTGTATTTATGCTTATTATAATTTAGGTGTAATATTTGAAGAGCAGGGATTAGTCAATAAATCAATGGACTTGTATGAGAAGATAATAATTATGGATCCTGAATATGCACCAGCGTGGTATAGATTGGCTAATTTATATAATCTGGAAACTGAATTTGAAAAAAAGGAAAGTTGCCATAGGAAGTTGCTGACTTTTGATAAAGATAATCCTAAAACTTGGTATGATTTATCCTTACTTTATAAAGAGAAAAATGATTTAGACAAGGAGATTAAATGCTTAGAAAAAGTAGTAGCTCTAGACCCTGATTTTCAAATGGCTTGGTATAATTTAGGAATAGCTTTTGAAAAACGAGATACTGTCAATAGTTCTGAGGTTAAGAGCTCAAGAAAGGAAGTTTTAAGGGATAAAAATAGTGTCGTTAATTGGCTAAATTTAGCTTTAGCTTATAAAAAAGATAAGAATACAAGTCAAGAATTAGAATGCTTAAAAAGAGCTCTATCTATAGAGCCTCAAAATAAGGAAGCCTTAAAAAGAATAGGATTTACTTACCAGGAAAATGATAAGCTTGAAGAGGCCTTAAGTTGTTTTAAGAAAGCTTTAGAAATAATGAAGGATGATATAGAGATATTGCTTGGTCTGGGAGAAACTTATACTCACCTCCAAAACTATGAGCAGGCGATAAGTATTTATACTAAGACTATAACTATAGATCCTTTTAATCTAAAAACTTGGAAGGATTTAGGAAAGATTCATAAAGTCTTAGAAGATTACAAGCTATCTATAAAATGCTATACAAAGATAGTAGAGTTAGATGAAGAAAATATCGATGGCTGGTTAGATTTAGGAAAAGTATATCTTTTGGATAAAAACTTCGAGGAAGCTGTTAATTGCTATAAACATGTCTTATCTAAAAGAAAAGAAGATCTTGAAGCCTGGCAGAATTTAAGTTTTGCTTATCAGGAGAGTAAAAACCTTAAAGAAGCCGTTAGCTGTTTAAGAAAAATTATAGATATTGATCCAAATAATGAGAAAGCATGGTATGATTTATATAATTTATACCATGAAATAAAAGATTTTCAAAGTGAATATCAATGCTTAGAAAAATTAATAGAAATTTGTCCTACTAATATTGAAGCCTTATTAAGGTTAGCCCAATTGAACGAAGAGACTTTAGAGCTAAAGAAGAGTTTAGATTATTATAGAAAGGCCTTAGAAATTGATAAGGAAAGATTAGACATTTGGACTAGTTTAGTCAGATTATATAAGAAAAAGGAGAATAAGAGTAAGGTCATAGAATGTTACGAAAATATTATTGCTCTTAATTCTTGGGATATTAAGTCATTAATAGAGCTTGGCGAATTATACGAAGAGAAAAATTGGAAGAATAAAGCCAGAAAATGTTATCAAAAGGTGTTAGAGATAGACCCAGAAAATGCCAAAGCGAAAGAAGTTTTAAAATTGTAGCTAAGATGAGTTAATCGAATGGGGTAAGATATGAGAAGAATTGCTGTAGTCACTGGTACCAGAGCAGAATATGGACTCCTTTATCCTGTTATGAAGGCTATCGAACAGCAGCCTGATCTGGAATTATTGGTAGTAGTTACAGGGATGCACCTGGCCAAAGAGTTTGGATCTACCTATCAGGAGATAGAAAGAGATGGATTTAAGATTGAGGCCAAGGTAGATATGTTGCTCAGTAGCGATACTGGTGGGGCACAGGCCAAGTCCATTGGTTTGGGAATAATTGGACTGACCCAAGCCTTAGAGAGGCTTAGTCCAGATATTATCTTAATCTTAGGAGATCGAGGAGAGCCTTTTGCCGCCGCGGTAGCTGGTGTCCATCTGAACATCCCAGTGACTCATATCCATGGAGGAGACTCATCTTGGGGTGGATTCGATGAGTATATCCGCCATGCGATCACCAAATTAGCCCTTATCCATTTCCCTGCTACTAAAAAGAGTGCTCAAAGGATAAGGAGGTTAGGAGAAAATCCTCAGCATATCTATACTGTGGGGTCACCAGGTTTGGATACTATCCTCAGGTATGAGTTGATCCCCCATCAGGTGGTACTTGAGAGGTTTGGGCTTAATTTAGAACAGCCGATCTTACTGGTGGTCCAACATCCAGTAACTACCCAGATAGACGAGGCATCTTTCCAGATCCAAGAGACGATGGAGGCGATCAAGGAGTTAAAGTATGAGACAGTCCTTGTCTATCCTAATGCTGATGCCGGCAGTCGACGAATGATCGAGGTGATAGAAAGATATAGAGGATTACCTTATCTTAAAATTGAAAAGAACCTTTCTCACTTAGAGTATCTGAGTTTGATGAAGATCGCCAAGGTGCAAGTAGGGAATTCCTCCAGTGGGATCATTGAAGCCCCTTCCTTCTCCCTGGCCGTAGTGAATATCGGTTCTCGCCAGAAAGGGAGGGAAAGGGCAGAGAATGTGATCGATGTGTCCCATAAGAAGGATGAGATTGTCGAGGCAATAAGGTTTGCCTTATCTAATGAGGAGTTCAAGGAGCGGCTGGTAAGATGTAAGAATCCCTATGGTGACGGCAGGGCAGGGGAGAGGATTGCTGAGATCTTAAGAAGGATAGAGATCAATCCTGAGTTATTGAAGAAGAAGATTACCTATTAGAGAGAGCTATGATTTAGACAGTAAACCATAGATATCAGAAGCCAGAGATCAAATAATTATCTGAGGGTTTTATTATCTAGCTAATAAAAATCATAGCTAAGATCAGATTTTTTATCTGTCATCTGTTTTTTGTCAGATGTCAAACGTTATTGGATTTAGAAAGGAGGTTTTTGGATGGCTGAAAAGGTTATTATAATGGGAGCAGGTGGACATGGAAGGGTGGTGATAGATATCTTACGAGAGGGGAAGCAGTATGAAGTGGTTGGTTTCTTAGATAGTAACCCTAACCTCCAAGGGAGGGTGGTCGATGGACTGTCAGTCTTAGGAGACATCTCCTTGATACCAAAGTTATTAAAAGAGGGAGTAAGGGGTGGGATCATTGGGATTGGCGATAACAATGTCCGCCAGGGGTTCTTCGAAGACTTCAAAAAAGAAGGCTTGATCCTTATCAATGCTATCCATCCCAGTGCCGTAGTCTCTCGAACAGTCTATGTAGGTTGTGGGGTAGTCATCTCGGCTCGGGCAGTAGTTTGGACAGCTGCTCAGATTGGAGATAATTCCATCATCAATACTGGGGCGATTGTAGAACATGAGAACATCATAGAGGAGAATGTTCATCTGGCCTCAGGCGTTCAATTAGGAGGCAATGTCAAGGTAGGGAGGAATGCCTTCATTGGAGCAGGTTCAACTGTCATCCCTTACATCAAGATTGGCAAGGATGCGAAGGTAGGGGCTGGTTCAGTGGTGATTGAAGATATAGGAGAGGGGATAACAGTAGCCGGCGTACCGGCCAGAAAGATATAAAAAGACCTGGCAAAAAAATTCTTTCATTGGCTAGATAATAAAACCCTCAGATAATTAATTATCTGAGGGTTTACGGGATGAGATCTTTTTCTTGAGACCTTTTTCTTAAAACAAACCTAATACTTTTCCGTTTTCATCAAGATCTACTTTAGTTCCAGCTGGTATGGAAGGAAGACCAGGCATTGTTCTCATGGCGCCGCATAATGGATATAAAAAGCCGGCACCAACAGAAGCATTTATATCCCTAACAGGGAAGACAAAACCTTCTGGGCTACCCTTTAAATTAGGATCATGGGATAGAGATAAATGGGTCTTGGCCATACAGATAGGAAGCTTATCAAAACCTTGCTCTGTATACATCTTAATCTTTTTCTCCGCTAAAGGTTCATAATGGACAGAAGAAGCTCCATAAATCTTAGTGGCAATAATTTCTATCTTTTCTTTAATAGAAATATCTAATGGATATAAGAATTTAAAGTTGCTTTTCTTTTCAGCAGCAGCTACTACGGCATGAGCTAATTTTTCAGTTCCTTTACCACCTTCAGCCCAATGGTTACATGGTATAGCATCTTCAGCTCCTGCATTAATAGCGATCTTACGAATTAAAGCTACTTCTTTTTCTGTATCTGTTGAAAATAAATTAATCGCTACGATTACTGGAACTCCAAATAATTTCATATTTTTAATCTGTTTAATTAAGTTACAACAACCTCGTTCCAGGGCATCTAAGTTTTCTGAAGTAAGTTTTGGATCAAGTGGTTTTCCAGCTACCACGGTAAAATCACCACTATGCATCTTTAAAGCTCTGATAGTAGCTACCATTACCACTACATCTGGCGTAAGGCCAGAATAACGACATTTTATATCCATAAACTTTTCTGCTCCCATATCTGCTCCAAATCCACTCTCGGTGACACAATAATCAGCAACTTTAGTGGCTATTAGATCAGCTAAGATAGAACTATTCCCATGAGCAATATTAGCAAAGGGGCCAGCATGAACAATAGCTGGTGTTCCTTCTAAGGTTTGGAGAAGATTTGGCTTAATGGCATCTCTTAACAAGACGGTCATTGCTCCTGCTACTTGCAAATCTTCAGCAGTGATAGGTTTTCCAGCATAATTATTAGCGACGACTATTTTTCCTAATCTCTTTCTTAAGTCTTGAAGACTGGTTGTTAAGGCAATAATAGCCATAATTTCAGAAGCTACTGTAATGTCAAAACCTGTTTCTCGAGGAAGGCCATTATCTTTACCGCCCAATCCAATGATAATTTGCCTTAAAGTCCGATCGCTTATATCTACTACTCTTCTAAAGGTAATACTTGAAGGATCTATGTTTAAAGGATTTCCTTTGAGAATACTATTATCTAAAAAAGCTGCACATAAGTTATGGGCTGCGCCTATGGCATGAGTATCACCAGTAAGGTGTAAGTTAAAGTCTTCCATCGGGACAATCTGGGAATACCCACCACCAGCTGCTCCACCTTTAATACCAAAGACAGGACCTAAAGAAGGTTGCCTAATAGCAATAATAGCTTTTTTGCCGATCCGATTTAAACCCATACCAAGTCCTACGGTGGTAGTAGTCTTTCCTTCACCTAAGGGAGTAGGGGTAATCGCAGTAACATCTATATACTTCCCAGAAGGCTTATCTTTAAATTTTTCAATTACTTCTAAATTTATCTTAGCTTTGTATTTTCCGTATAATTCAAGGTCATCCTCGTTTAAGCCAATCTTTTCAGCAACTTGAGTAATGGGTAACATTTTACATTCTTGGGCTATTTCAATGTCACTCTTCATTTACTTCCTCCTTCTTATTTTATTTTAGAAATTTTTAGTAAAATAACATTAATCTATCTTAGTTGTCAAGAAATAAAAAGTATCTGAGATTATCTCAGATAAAGAATTGCTGCATACCAGATAAAGAATTGTTGCATACCAGATAAAAAGATTTGCAATTTACTGACTTTTAAGGCATACTTAATAAAATTACTCTAAAAAACTTAATTAAAGTTATTCTAATTAAAGTTACTCTAAAAAATTAGGCCTTACTTAATTAATGAAAAAATTTAATCTTTTCTTAGGTTTCTTTTTAATTAGCTTCTTCATTACTCTTAATAGTTTTCCTAATCTATCGCTGGCTAATTCTACCAAAGAGAACTTAGTTTATATCGTATCTATCGAAGGAAC
This genomic stretch from bacterium harbors:
- a CDS encoding tetratricopeptide repeat protein, yielding QKEKLSALLLKNKEDISVLWVISKLASCEDEFMKLSSLAIERVEEDTRGGNARILYNYGVAYTKKGQIEKGEECFSKAIRRYLNDVSAWYSLGMIYQDSGEEEKAVGCLKKALEIDPDCSIIWANLSLVHKRRDEVEEEIECLKKALIIDPENPFFWHSLGKSYERLNRYQEAEKHYQEALRLEEKNIEIMYSLASIYRKTGDYEKEKILLEKILSKEPDCSFAWYDIAMLYKRENSIEREIGCLKSVIKSEPEYETAWYEMGIAYEKVGNEEFAFRSYREAIRIDSYYDDAWYNLGVLYGQRKDEYNEMECYRKSIETNPEQKKAWYNLGVIYKKQELIEEEIKCYEKAIEIDSDYKKAWFNLGIAYYKVKKNREAINVFRKVIFIDPKYIESWYILGVVYDQEKDYENATFCYGKCLELDVKHYKAWYKMGVIYERENKLIQAEERFRKCLEIRADYANGYFHLGLIYYRKDKLDLAIDYLNKCINTNQRYKSAWRCLTQIYKERGEKNQEVKCYLKLTEIFKDDPEDWCNLGLCHKEARKTSEAIICFNKAVEVDPKCIYAYYNLGVIFEEQGLVNKSMDLYEKIIIMDPEYAPAWYRLANLYNLETEFEKKESCHRKLLTFDKDNPKTWYDLSLLYKEKNDLDKEIKCLEKVVALDPDFQMAWYNLGIAFEKRDTVNSSEVKSSRKEVLRDKNSVVNWLNLALAYKKDKNTSQELECLKRALSIEPQNKEALKRIGFTYQENDKLEEALSCFKKALEIMKDDIEILLGLGETYTHLQNYEQAISIYTKTITIDPFNLKTWKDLGKIHKVLEDYKLSIKCYTKIVELDEENIDGWLDLGKVYLLDKNFEEAVNCYKHVLSKRKEDLEAWQNLSFAYQESKNLKEAVSCLRKIIDIDPNNEKAWYDLYNLYHEIKDFQSEYQCLEKLIEICPTNIEALLRLAQLNEETLELKKSLDYYRKALEIDKERLDIWTSLVRLYKKKENKSKVIECYENIIALNSWDIKSLIELGELYEEKNWKNKARKCYQKVLEIDPENAKAKEVLKL
- the neuC gene encoding UDP-N-acetylglucosamine 2-epimerase (hydrolyzing), encoding MRRIAVVTGTRAEYGLLYPVMKAIEQQPDLELLVVVTGMHLAKEFGSTYQEIERDGFKIEAKVDMLLSSDTGGAQAKSIGLGIIGLTQALERLSPDIILILGDRGEPFAAAVAGVHLNIPVTHIHGGDSSWGGFDEYIRHAITKLALIHFPATKKSAQRIRRLGENPQHIYTVGSPGLDTILRYELIPHQVVLERFGLNLEQPILLVVQHPVTTQIDEASFQIQETMEAIKELKYETVLVYPNADAGSRRMIEVIERYRGLPYLKIEKNLSHLEYLSLMKIAKVQVGNSSSGIIEAPSFSLAVVNIGSRQKGRERAENVIDVSHKKDEIVEAIRFALSNEEFKERLVRCKNPYGDGRAGERIAEILRRIEINPELLKKKITY
- a CDS encoding acetyltransferase, whose protein sequence is MAEKVIIMGAGGHGRVVIDILREGKQYEVVGFLDSNPNLQGRVVDGLSVLGDISLIPKLLKEGVRGGIIGIGDNNVRQGFFEDFKKEGLILINAIHPSAVVSRTVYVGCGVVISARAVVWTAAQIGDNSIINTGAIVEHENIIEENVHLASGVQLGGNVKVGRNAFIGAGSTVIPYIKIGKDAKVGAGSVVIEDIGEGITVAGVPARKI
- a CDS encoding formate--tetrahydrofolate ligase yields the protein MKSDIEIAQECKMLPITQVAEKIGLNEDDLELYGKYKAKINLEVIEKFKDKPSGKYIDVTAITPTPLGEGKTTTTVGLGMGLNRIGKKAIIAIRQPSLGPVFGIKGGAAGGGYSQIVPMEDFNLHLTGDTHAIGAAHNLCAAFLDNSILKGNPLNIDPSSITFRRVVDISDRTLRQIIIGLGGKDNGLPRETGFDITVASEIMAIIALTTSLQDLRKRLGKIVVANNYAGKPITAEDLQVAGAMTVLLRDAIKPNLLQTLEGTPAIVHAGPFANIAHGNSSILADLIATKVADYCVTESGFGADMGAEKFMDIKCRYSGLTPDVVVMVATIRALKMHSGDFTVVAGKPLDPKLTSENLDALERGCCNLIKQIKNMKLFGVPVIVAINLFSTDTEKEVALIRKIAINAGAEDAIPCNHWAEGGKGTEKLAHAVVAAAEKKSNFKFLYPLDISIKEKIEIIATKIYGASSVHYEPLAEKKIKMYTEQGFDKLPICMAKTHLSLSHDPNLKGSPEGFVFPVRDINASVGAGFLYPLCGAMRTMPGLPSIPAGTKVDLDENGKVLGLF